From the genome of Streptomyces sp. V2I9:
ACGGCGGTCTTCGTCCTCGGAGTAGGGGTACGGGTCGGGCCTGCGGGCAGGGCGGTGGCACGTGTCAGCCGCGGCCGGTCCACCTGCTCGGGAAGAGAGCGCGCCGACGGTGGGCCACCGGGCGGGACAGGGAGTCGTCCAGCCGCCCCACCATGTCATCGGTGGTGAGGTCCCGCGCCATCCGGGGGATCAGCGAGGCACCGAATTCGGCCATACGTTCGTCGTGGGTGTCGTACTGCGCACGGGCCTGGACCGTGCCGCCGCCGGTGGCGAAGGACGCCGCGGCGTCCGGGGAGATCATCCGGGCGATCAGCGAGGTGTCGAAGACCGGCAGGAGCGTGCGCAGTCGCTCCGCGTCCAGAGTCGTCCCGTGGTCGAACCATTCGTGGCACAGCTCGTGCAGGACGACGTGCTGGGTCTGGTACGCGGTCGGCCTGCGGCGGTAGAGGACGAGGCTGGTGTCGCCGGCCTTCAGCCGCAGTCCGCAGGCGGCGTTGACGCGGGCGAGACGGTCCGGCATCTCGTGCAGCCGGATCGTGCGCCCGCTCGCCGCCTCCATGTTTGCGACGAGTCCGTCCAGGGTGAAGGGAACCGGGAGGGGCAGGTCGGCGAGCCCGGCCTCGCACTCTTTCCGCAGTTTCCGCAGGGACATGACGAAGACGCTACGCCGCGGGGCCCGCCGGACGGCGGTTCCCGGCGGAATCTTCACCGTCGTCCGTGCTCCGGCCCGCCGGGCCGCTCTTCTCACGTGCGGCGTCCTCCAGCAGGGACAGGGCGAACCGGAGGAGCTCCGGCGGGAGCCCGTCGTCGTTCAGCCCCCGGCCGGCCAGGCCGCTGATCTCGCCGGTGCGCCGCTTGGCCAGGAACTGGAGCCCGGCGACGACGTCGTCGACGACCTCGGACTCCTCCTTGAAGAAGCGCCAGTCCACGCCGAACCCCAGGCCGAGGGCCTTGAGGATGTCCTCGGACGGCTGGGTGACCTTGCCGGCCAGGATGTTGGAGAAGTAGCTGTGCGACAGCGAGCCGCCGCGGTCGCGGACCAGCTCGGCGAAGACCCGGCCCGAGATCTTCTGGCCGGGGAAGGTCTTCTCGACCATGTACTCGACCTTTTCCCGCAGGGAGTCGAGGCGGGGCAGCTCGTCCGGAGCGGGCGGCACGACGGGTTCCGGACCGCGATCGTCGCCGTCGTCCTTGGCCATCCGGGCCTCCACGATTCCCCTCGGAGTCGGAACTGAGCTTGCGCAAACACTCTACGTCACTGTTAACTCGAAAAAACATGGGCAGGGGGCCACGAGGGGAGTCCCTTGCCCGTGAAAGCCCCGCACCCTGCTGCCCGGAGCCGGGTCCGGACAGGGGTGTAGCCCTTCACGACGGGGGATGCGTGAAGGGCTACGCGTGCATTATGGCCCCGCGGTCCTCCCGACGACAACTGACCAGTCGGTCAGTGAAACGCGGGAAGGTCGCGGGGGTGCGTCCGCCGAGCCCGTGGCAGCCGTCCGAAACTGTTCCGGCCGCGATAGACATGTCCTCGGCAGGGGCTTAGGGTTTCTTGTGCAGTCACGTGACACAGCGGTACGCAGCCGAGGCGCACCCCGCAGGCGTACGGCGCCCGGCCCCTCCGGCCGCGCGTGACAGAAGAGGTGCAGATGCCCCCGGAGACCCCCTCGCAGGCCACCGACCGGCTCGACGACGACGATTACCCCGCTTACACGATGGGGCGAGCCGCCGAGATGATCGGCGCGACGCCGGGGTTCCTCCGGGCGATCGGCGAAGCCCGCCTGATCACCCCGCTGCGGTCCGAGGGCGGCCATCGCCGTTACTCCCGCTACCAGTTGCGTATCGCCGCCCGCGCCCGTGAGCTGGTCGACTCCGGCACGCCCATCGACGCGGCCTGCCGCATCGTCATCCTGGAGGACCAGCTGGAGGAGGCGCTGCGCCTCAACGAGGAACTGCGCGGCCGGTCCGCCCGCTCCGCAGGGCCCGCCGAGCGCTGACGTGCGCCGTGCCGCGCGCCGCGGAGCCCCGACGCCGGCCCGGAGAACACCCGCGCGGGCCCGGAAAATATCTGCATTCGTCAGCATAGAATTTCACGCAATGCGCGATGAGGCTTTTATGTTCCGACACGGCCGGCGATATTGGACACATGCCGCTCCGGCTTCATCGTGCTACTGTTGATCTCAGTTGCAGTTGTGGTTCCCAAAAAACTTCAAGTGCTCTTGCCGATCGGATGTCGGTAGGCGCACTTTTGTCTTTCCGGTGTTCTTTCCGGACGGGGTAATCATCGCGGCGACGTTGGGCCTGCA
Proteins encoded in this window:
- a CDS encoding toxin, producing the protein MSLRKLRKECEAGLADLPLPVPFTLDGLVANMEAASGRTIRLHEMPDRLARVNAACGLRLKAGDTSLVLYRRRPTAYQTQHVVLHELCHEWFDHGTTLDAERLRTLLPVFDTSLIARMISPDAAASFATGGGTVQARAQYDTHDERMAEFGASLIPRMARDLTTDDMVGRLDDSLSRPVAHRRRALFPSRWTGRG
- a CDS encoding MerR family transcriptional regulator; amino-acid sequence: MPPETPSQATDRLDDDDYPAYTMGRAAEMIGATPGFLRAIGEARLITPLRSEGGHRRYSRYQLRIAARARELVDSGTPIDAACRIVILEDQLEEALRLNEELRGRSARSAGPAER